One window of the Chanodichthys erythropterus isolate Z2021 chromosome 2, ASM2448905v1, whole genome shotgun sequence genome contains the following:
- the rbm24b gene encoding RNA-binding protein 24b isoform X3, whose amino-acid sequence MADRAAAERACKDPNPIIDGRKANVNLAYLGAKPRIMQPGFSFGVPQIHPTFIQRPYGIPAHYVYPQAFVQPSVVIPHVQPSAASAAAAASPYLDYTGAAYAQYSAAATAAAAAAYDQYPYAASPAATGYVATTGYGYVQQPLASPAPGATAAAFGQYQPQQLQTDRMQ is encoded by the exons ATGGCTGATCGAGCTGCAGCAGAAAGAGCCTGTAAGGACCCAAACCCCATCATAGACGGTAGGAAAGCCAATGTTAACCTGGCGTACCTGGGGGCCAAACCACGAATCATGCAGCCAG GATTTTCATTTGGTGTCCCTCAAATACACCCCACGTTTATCCAACGGCCTTATGG GATTCCTGCTCACTATGTGTACCCGCAGGCATTCGTGCAGCCCAGCGTCGTGATCCCGCACGTCCAGCCATCCGCGGCCTCTGCGGCGGCCGCAGCCTCTCCATACTTGGATTACACCGGCGCAGCCTACGCGCAGTACTCCGCTGCCGCCACCGCTGCTGCCGCCGCAGCTTACGATCAGTATCCATACGCTGCCTCACCAGCCGCCACGGGTTACGTCGCCACGACCGGCTACGGTTACGTCCAGCAGCCTCTCGCGTCTCCTGCGCCCGGGGCTACGGCGGCCGCGTTCGGTCAATACCAGCCGCAGCAGCTCCAGACGGACCGCATGCAGTGA
- the rbm24b gene encoding RNA-binding protein 24b isoform X1, translated as MMHSSQKDTTYTKIFVGGLPYHTTDSSLRKYFEVFGEIEEAVVITDRQTGKSRGYGFVTMADRAAAERACKDPNPIIDGRKANVNLAYLGAKPRIMQPGFSFGVPQIHPTFIQRPYGDSEDDHSPLLYPPPFRQVMRIPAHYVYPQAFVQPSVVIPHVQPSAASAAAAASPYLDYTGAAYAQYSAAATAAAAAAYDQYPYAASPAATGYVATTGYGYVQQPLASPAPGATAAAFGQYQPQQLQTDRMQ; from the exons ATGATGCACAGCTCTCAGAAGGACACCACATACACCAAGATCTTCGTCGGAGGTCTTCCGTATCACACCACCGACTCAAGCCTCAGAAAATACTTTGAAGTGTTTGGAGAAATCGAGGAGGCTGTTGTTATTACTGACAGGCAAACTGGAAAATCCAGAGGCTATGGTTTT GTGACGATGGCTGATCGAGCTGCAGCAGAAAGAGCCTGTAAGGACCCAAACCCCATCATAGACGGTAGGAAAGCCAATGTTAACCTGGCGTACCTGGGGGCCAAACCACGAATCATGCAGCCAG GATTTTCATTTGGTGTCCCTCAAATACACCCCACGTTTATCCAACGGCCTTATGG AGATAGTGAGGATGATCATTCCCCATTACTGTATCCTCCCCCTTTCCGCCAGGTtatgag GATTCCTGCTCACTATGTGTACCCGCAGGCATTCGTGCAGCCCAGCGTCGTGATCCCGCACGTCCAGCCATCCGCGGCCTCTGCGGCGGCCGCAGCCTCTCCATACTTGGATTACACCGGCGCAGCCTACGCGCAGTACTCCGCTGCCGCCACCGCTGCTGCCGCCGCAGCTTACGATCAGTATCCATACGCTGCCTCACCAGCCGCCACGGGTTACGTCGCCACGACCGGCTACGGTTACGTCCAGCAGCCTCTCGCGTCTCCTGCGCCCGGGGCTACGGCGGCCGCGTTCGGTCAATACCAGCCGCAGCAGCTCCAGACGGACCGCATGCAGTGA
- the rbm24b gene encoding RNA-binding protein 24b isoform X2 yields MMHSSQKDTTYTKIFVGGLPYHTTDSSLRKYFEVFGEIEEAVVITDRQTGKSRGYGFVTMADRAAAERACKDPNPIIDGRKANVNLAYLGAKPRIMQPGFSFGVPQIHPTFIQRPYGIPAHYVYPQAFVQPSVVIPHVQPSAASAAAAASPYLDYTGAAYAQYSAAATAAAAAAYDQYPYAASPAATGYVATTGYGYVQQPLASPAPGATAAAFGQYQPQQLQTDRMQ; encoded by the exons ATGATGCACAGCTCTCAGAAGGACACCACATACACCAAGATCTTCGTCGGAGGTCTTCCGTATCACACCACCGACTCAAGCCTCAGAAAATACTTTGAAGTGTTTGGAGAAATCGAGGAGGCTGTTGTTATTACTGACAGGCAAACTGGAAAATCCAGAGGCTATGGTTTT GTGACGATGGCTGATCGAGCTGCAGCAGAAAGAGCCTGTAAGGACCCAAACCCCATCATAGACGGTAGGAAAGCCAATGTTAACCTGGCGTACCTGGGGGCCAAACCACGAATCATGCAGCCAG GATTTTCATTTGGTGTCCCTCAAATACACCCCACGTTTATCCAACGGCCTTATGG GATTCCTGCTCACTATGTGTACCCGCAGGCATTCGTGCAGCCCAGCGTCGTGATCCCGCACGTCCAGCCATCCGCGGCCTCTGCGGCGGCCGCAGCCTCTCCATACTTGGATTACACCGGCGCAGCCTACGCGCAGTACTCCGCTGCCGCCACCGCTGCTGCCGCCGCAGCTTACGATCAGTATCCATACGCTGCCTCACCAGCCGCCACGGGTTACGTCGCCACGACCGGCTACGGTTACGTCCAGCAGCCTCTCGCGTCTCCTGCGCCCGGGGCTACGGCGGCCGCGTTCGGTCAATACCAGCCGCAGCAGCTCCAGACGGACCGCATGCAGTGA